A part of Marinomonas rhizomae genomic DNA contains:
- a CDS encoding bifunctional diguanylate cyclase/phosphodiesterase — protein sequence MDLPCDQISFQTMSKQRSYCKVLSVEDDPDYQEALMNGLSALNYDGKEVEFLTASSASDAATVIAAHPDISVIFLDVVMETDVAGLRLIRTIREVIGNDLVRIVLLTGQPGMAPVDDLIGQYDIDDYWCKSDLTQAHLQTIVLSNLRTWEHLSDMKEARYGMQLLLAASQRIASKSDITDYTHSILEEIGLLLKMNSGGIVCFFHPEEEHLEKALIVAACGEFSPHIHRYFLSAIQESLLKEAVELANKQKAHIFQDGFSVLYFSNKELEDREYMVVVKLDRHLASNEINLLQVFCENISAGFRNVALHNKLTELAYIEPTLGIHNKNWLVREIRNMFSWEREKATLLMLYVEDLAYTESVLGSKYCDKLTLSLYDYLSRFFDKAVDIALLERDTLVLIVYDDQNYNEASLENIIHTSIEVKNSSHSLDLTVSSVKFSDFPAYEAEQLVSVGKSTLERAKYEGVSYLAFSETLASAMFGRYELLQDLREAILNDEIRAYFQPKMNLKDNRLIGFEALARWTHKNGSNIPPDQFIALAESSGLIDKLDQQMLQQSCQAINTMKNIGINVPISVNVAGNEIIRPNYFEGFQKLLEEEGVPNEMIELEITESQFIEEKGNINKHLTALKTLGVRVNIDDFGTGYSSLAYLSTLSVSTLKIDHSFVWRMEESEKDWEILKMIIELGNSLGLSVIAEGIETEQQKAHLQALGCEDGQGYLFAKPMSLDETINWVQAGL from the coding sequence ATGGATTTACCTTGCGACCAAATATCATTTCAAACAATGTCTAAACAGCGAAGTTACTGCAAAGTCCTGTCTGTAGAAGATGATCCTGATTACCAAGAAGCACTAATGAATGGCCTGAGTGCGTTAAATTATGATGGCAAAGAGGTGGAGTTCCTGACGGCTTCATCCGCGAGCGATGCTGCAACGGTTATCGCTGCTCACCCTGATATCTCGGTGATTTTTCTTGATGTGGTGATGGAGACGGATGTTGCAGGGTTACGCCTAATTCGTACTATTCGTGAGGTAATTGGTAATGATCTGGTGCGTATTGTCCTGCTGACTGGGCAGCCGGGTATGGCACCCGTTGATGATCTTATTGGTCAATACGATATAGACGACTATTGGTGCAAATCAGACCTCACTCAGGCGCATTTACAAACCATAGTGCTAAGTAATCTACGTACTTGGGAGCACCTTTCTGATATGAAAGAAGCTCGCTATGGTATGCAATTGTTACTTGCTGCGAGTCAGAGGATCGCCTCAAAGAGTGATATAACGGATTACACCCATTCTATTTTGGAAGAAATTGGACTGCTGTTAAAAATGAACAGTGGCGGTATTGTGTGTTTCTTCCACCCTGAAGAAGAGCATTTAGAGAAAGCCTTAATTGTGGCGGCTTGTGGGGAATTTTCGCCTCATATCCACCGGTATTTTTTATCCGCTATTCAAGAGAGCCTTCTAAAAGAAGCGGTAGAGCTAGCCAATAAGCAAAAGGCGCATATTTTTCAGGATGGTTTTTCTGTGTTGTATTTCTCGAATAAGGAGTTGGAAGATCGAGAATACATGGTGGTGGTAAAGCTCGATCGTCACCTTGCCAGTAATGAAATTAACCTGCTGCAAGTTTTTTGTGAAAACATCAGTGCTGGCTTCCGTAATGTTGCTTTACATAACAAATTAACCGAGCTTGCTTATATTGAACCAACATTAGGGATTCATAATAAAAACTGGTTAGTGCGTGAAATACGCAATATGTTTTCTTGGGAGCGAGAGAAAGCCACTTTATTAATGTTGTACGTGGAAGATTTGGCTTATACCGAGTCGGTTTTAGGGTCAAAATACTGCGATAAACTCACCTTGTCTTTGTACGACTATCTGAGTCGCTTCTTTGACAAAGCGGTTGATATCGCCTTACTTGAGCGGGATACATTAGTGTTAATCGTGTATGACGATCAGAATTATAACGAAGCGTCACTCGAAAACATTATTCATACCAGTATCGAGGTAAAAAACTCCTCACATTCTCTCGATTTGACCGTCAGCTCGGTGAAATTCTCTGACTTCCCAGCTTATGAAGCCGAGCAATTAGTCAGTGTTGGCAAGAGCACTTTAGAACGAGCTAAATACGAAGGCGTATCTTATTTGGCATTTTCTGAAACCTTGGCATCCGCAATGTTTGGACGTTATGAGTTGCTACAAGATCTGCGAGAAGCCATATTAAACGATGAAATCAGAGCGTATTTTCAACCTAAGATGAACTTGAAAGACAATAGGTTGATTGGGTTTGAAGCGCTGGCACGATGGACTCATAAAAATGGCAGCAATATTCCACCGGATCAATTTATTGCTTTGGCTGAGAGCAGTGGTCTGATTGATAAATTGGACCAGCAAATGTTGCAGCAGTCCTGCCAAGCCATTAACACGATGAAAAATATCGGTATTAATGTGCCTATTTCGGTGAACGTTGCTGGTAATGAAATCATTCGCCCTAATTATTTTGAGGGTTTTCAAAAACTTCTTGAAGAAGAAGGCGTCCCGAATGAGATGATTGAACTGGAAATTACTGAGTCTCAATTTATTGAAGAAAAAGGCAACATTAACAAGCATTTAACAGCATTAAAAACATTAGGCGTGCGGGTTAATATCGATGATTTTGGAACGGGTTATTCGTCTTTGGCCTATTTGTCTACCTTATCAGTGTCAACTCTCAAAATTGATCATAGTTTTGTCTGGCGTATGGAAGAGTCAGAGAAAGACTGGGAAATTTTAAAGATGATTATTGAATTAGGTAATTCGTTAGGACTGAGTGTTATTGCCGAAGGTATTGAAACAGAGCAACAAAAAGCACATTTACAGGCTTTGGGTTGTGAGGATGGCCAAGGTTATTTATTTGCCAAACCTATGTCATTAGACGAGACAATTAACTGGGTTCAAGCAGGATTATAA
- the gmk gene encoding guanylate kinase: protein MDKHKGNLFILSAPSGAGKSTLYKALLKQDDKVRISISHTTRAPRTGEEHGREYYFIDDESFLDMIAEDAFFEHAQVFDNYYGTSKESIFGMLEQGLDVILEIDWQGARQIRQLYPEAIGIFILPPSLQALEERLRKRATDSDEVIQRRMAKAVNEMSHYHEYDFVIVNDDFDAALSQISAVFQAMRSKTTVMQEKNGNLINDLLSL from the coding sequence ATGGACAAACATAAAGGCAATTTATTCATCTTATCGGCGCCATCAGGAGCAGGTAAATCGACCTTATATAAAGCGCTTCTTAAGCAAGATGATAAGGTGAGAATTTCTATTTCTCATACTACTCGTGCACCACGAACTGGCGAAGAACATGGTAGAGAATATTACTTCATCGATGATGAATCCTTCTTAGACATGATTGCTGAAGACGCCTTCTTCGAGCATGCACAGGTTTTTGATAATTATTACGGCACATCAAAAGAGTCTATTTTTGGTATGCTAGAACAAGGTCTAGATGTGATTTTAGAGATCGACTGGCAAGGCGCTCGCCAAATTCGTCAGCTCTATCCAGAAGCCATCGGAATATTCATTTTACCGCCGTCATTACAAGCGCTTGAAGAACGCCTAAGAAAACGCGCTACAGACTCTGATGAAGTCATTCAGCGTCGTATGGCAAAGGCCGTGAATGAAATGTCCCACTACCATGAATACGATTTTGTCATCGTAAATGACGATTTTGATGCTGCGCTTTCACAAATCTCCGCTGTTTTTCAAGCAATGCGCTCAAAAACAACGGTTATGCAGGAAAAAAATGGCAATCTTATAAATGATCTCTTGTCTTTGTGA
- the rpoZ gene encoding DNA-directed RNA polymerase subunit omega codes for MARVTVEDCLENVDNRFELVMVASKRARQLATGGEDAKVPLEGDKVTVVALREIAENLINAKNVDQQKRPLHEF; via the coding sequence ATGGCTCGAGTTACCGTAGAAGATTGTTTAGAAAACGTTGATAACCGCTTCGAATTAGTGATGGTCGCGTCAAAGCGCGCTCGTCAACTAGCAACGGGTGGTGAAGACGCAAAAGTGCCTTTAGAAGGCGACAAAGTTACTGTAGTTGCACTACGTGAAATTGCGGAAAACTTGATCAACGCAAAAAATGTTGATCAACAAAAACGCCCTTTACACGAGTTTTAA
- a CDS encoding RelA/SpoT family protein — MYTIEDLALTLSQYLPYEQVAKVKRAYYYAEQAHDGQRRKSGEPYVTHPLAVAEILSELRMDCDGLTAALLHDVIEDTGISREALTEQFGEGVASLVDGVSKLTHLEFNSQIEKQAHNFQKMAMAMADDIRVILVKLADRLHNMRTLDAMPAHKKRRIARETLDIYAPIANRLGMYKVRVDLESLAFQAYYPMRARMLHKAIHKKYGQQRIKDTQKLEDTIRSELAADYIEASISVREKHIYSIYQKMDKKRRSLDEIMDVMGVRIVTDRHDSCYRILGVIHALFKPIEGRFKDYIAVPKSNGYQSLHTTVLGTNGIPMEVQIRTEEMDLVANNGIAAHWAYKVSGTSSMPSNHDRATKWVKSLLEIQQKARNPVEFVDNVKSDLFPDEVYVFTPNGQIIELPSGATPVDFAYGVHTEIGNTCISCRINRRLAPLSTQLESGQTVEIITAKNAQPNVAWLSFAITGKARTNIRHYLKDKQRENAISIGHRLLTRSLNAFKTNVEELTAEQIAQVLANHQLESMDDLLESIGKGRHVGYLVARELFPNIDEDTLVTPKSFKVNGSEGMLISYAKCCAPIPGDPIVGYVQVDKGIIIHHLNCPNVQDHLSNPERFIHMAWGKEIEEELHISLIVTYINERGAVAKIASSISDTDFQVSNLDIIERGRVSRLRLSITISSRVGLADVMRRIKAVRCVEKVSRETIVGR, encoded by the coding sequence ATGTATACCATTGAAGATTTAGCACTGACCTTGAGTCAGTATTTACCTTACGAACAAGTCGCCAAGGTAAAACGCGCCTACTATTACGCCGAACAAGCCCACGATGGGCAACGACGTAAAAGTGGCGAGCCCTATGTCACCCATCCTCTCGCTGTCGCCGAAATTCTATCGGAACTTCGAATGGATTGTGATGGATTGACAGCGGCACTTTTGCACGACGTTATTGAAGACACAGGCATCAGCCGTGAAGCCCTTACTGAACAGTTTGGTGAAGGTGTTGCGAGTCTTGTGGATGGGGTCAGTAAGTTAACCCACCTTGAATTCAATAGCCAAATCGAAAAGCAAGCCCATAACTTCCAAAAAATGGCCATGGCCATGGCGGATGATATTCGTGTCATCTTGGTGAAGTTAGCGGACAGACTGCACAACATGCGCACATTAGATGCCATGCCAGCCCACAAAAAACGCCGTATTGCCCGCGAAACACTCGACATTTATGCACCGATTGCAAATCGTCTGGGTATGTACAAGGTTCGGGTAGATCTAGAATCTCTTGCTTTCCAAGCGTATTACCCAATGCGCGCACGCATGCTCCACAAAGCCATCCACAAAAAGTATGGCCAGCAGCGCATTAAAGACACTCAAAAGCTTGAAGATACGATCCGATCTGAGCTGGCCGCCGATTACATTGAAGCCAGTATCAGCGTTCGAGAAAAACACATTTACAGCATTTATCAGAAGATGGACAAAAAGCGCCGTTCTCTAGATGAAATAATGGACGTAATGGGCGTACGCATCGTTACCGACCGCCATGACAGCTGTTATCGAATTCTCGGCGTTATTCACGCTCTGTTCAAACCTATTGAAGGTCGCTTTAAAGATTACATTGCGGTACCAAAGTCCAATGGCTACCAATCTCTTCATACAACCGTATTAGGCACCAATGGTATTCCTATGGAAGTCCAAATACGTACTGAAGAAATGGATTTGGTTGCTAATAATGGCATTGCGGCTCATTGGGCATACAAAGTCAGCGGCACATCAAGCATGCCAAGCAACCATGACCGTGCAACGAAATGGGTGAAAAGCCTGTTAGAAATTCAACAAAAAGCGCGGAACCCCGTCGAATTTGTTGATAACGTGAAAAGTGATTTGTTTCCAGATGAGGTGTATGTTTTTACGCCAAATGGACAAATTATTGAATTACCTTCCGGCGCGACACCCGTCGATTTTGCTTATGGTGTTCACACAGAAATCGGTAACACCTGTATCTCTTGCCGAATTAACCGTCGTCTTGCACCACTCAGTACACAGCTAGAAAGTGGGCAAACGGTTGAAATCATTACCGCGAAAAACGCTCAACCGAATGTTGCTTGGTTAAGTTTTGCGATTACCGGCAAAGCGCGCACCAACATTCGCCATTATTTGAAAGACAAGCAGCGAGAAAATGCGATATCTATCGGTCATCGTCTGTTAACTCGCTCCTTAAACGCCTTTAAAACCAATGTTGAAGAACTAACAGCAGAACAAATTGCACAAGTATTAGCCAACCACCAGCTGGAATCCATGGATGACTTGCTAGAATCCATCGGCAAAGGTCGTCATGTTGGTTATCTGGTGGCTCGTGAACTCTTCCCGAATATCGATGAAGACACCTTGGTGACACCAAAATCCTTTAAGGTGAATGGCTCAGAAGGCATGCTTATTTCTTATGCCAAATGTTGCGCACCGATTCCTGGCGACCCGATTGTAGGTTATGTCCAGGTTGATAAAGGCATCATTATTCACCACCTCAATTGCCCTAACGTTCAAGATCATTTATCTAATCCTGAACGCTTTATTCATATGGCATGGGGCAAAGAGATCGAAGAAGAACTACACATAAGCCTGATCGTTACCTACATCAACGAACGTGGCGCCGTGGCAAAAATAGCCAGCTCGATCAGTGATACCGATTTCCAAGTGTCGAATCTCGATATTATTGAACGCGGTAGAGTCAGTCGTTTACGGCTAAGCATCACGATTTCCAGCCGTGTAGGCTTAGCGGATGTAATGCGTCGCATAAAAGCGGTTCGCTGTGTGGAAAAAGTCTCACGCGAAACCATTGTTGGGCGCTAA
- a CDS encoding RidA family protein yields MSKQVIHTENAPAAIGPYSQAVRAGNTVYLSGQIPLVPETMEVISEDIVEQTTQVFKNLQAVCEAAGGSLENVVKFNIFMTDLGNFATVNEVMTQFVKQPYPARAAMGVRALPKGVQVEIEGIMVLED; encoded by the coding sequence ATGTCAAAACAAGTCATTCATACTGAAAACGCACCTGCCGCTATTGGCCCATATTCTCAAGCGGTTCGCGCTGGCAACACAGTGTATTTGTCTGGTCAAATTCCTTTGGTACCTGAAACAATGGAAGTCATCAGCGAGGACATCGTTGAACAGACAACTCAAGTATTCAAAAACCTACAAGCCGTTTGTGAAGCGGCTGGCGGTTCTTTAGAAAACGTTGTGAAATTCAACATTTTCATGACAGACTTGGGCAACTTTGCCACAGTTAATGAAGTGATGACGCAATTTGTTAAACAACCTTACCCAGCTCGTGCAGCAATGGGCGTGCGCGCATTGCCAAAAGGCGTTCAAGTAGAAATAGAAGGCATCATGGTTTTGGAAGACTAA
- a CDS encoding NAD-dependent epimerase/dehydratase family protein — protein MANILIAGCGDLGSGLAAELVAQGHIVTGIRRTKNEFPQGVIGITGDLVAMSDDDLPDVDLVFLIMTPNGRNEEAYCAAYFDTAQVLIRRYNAMAKQPKVFFVSSTSVYGQSQGEWIDESTPAQPTSATAKVLVETERSLASAFSSVAVRCSGIYGPGRFRLLETVLSEKEWGSNSWTNRIHRDDVVSALVLLANCALSDKNMPAQVIVTDQTPVSMWEVKLWLATCLDAKVAVNGGEGFAPNSGKRLQGQYLLSQGWRLQYPSYVSGYHELLREFRSLSK, from the coding sequence ATGGCAAACATTTTAATCGCTGGCTGCGGTGATTTGGGTTCTGGTTTGGCTGCTGAGTTAGTTGCCCAAGGCCATATCGTCACTGGTATTCGCCGTACAAAAAATGAATTTCCGCAAGGCGTAATTGGCATAACGGGTGACCTTGTTGCCATGAGCGACGATGACTTGCCTGATGTAGATCTCGTTTTTTTGATCATGACGCCTAATGGTCGTAATGAAGAAGCGTATTGCGCGGCTTATTTTGATACGGCACAAGTGTTGATTCGTCGATATAACGCTATGGCGAAGCAGCCCAAGGTGTTTTTTGTGTCCAGTACTAGCGTCTACGGCCAAAGCCAAGGTGAGTGGATAGATGAAAGCACACCAGCACAGCCTACATCTGCTACCGCTAAGGTTTTAGTGGAAACAGAACGATCGCTAGCGTCTGCTTTTTCTAGTGTAGCCGTGCGTTGCTCTGGCATTTATGGTCCAGGGCGTTTTAGGCTATTAGAAACCGTATTAAGCGAAAAAGAGTGGGGAAGCAACAGCTGGACCAATCGTATTCATCGAGACGATGTGGTGTCTGCTCTGGTGTTGTTGGCAAATTGCGCTTTAAGCGACAAGAACATGCCTGCACAGGTTATTGTGACTGATCAAACACCGGTTTCCATGTGGGAAGTAAAGCTTTGGCTGGCAACCTGCCTTGACGCTAAAGTCGCGGTGAATGGCGGTGAAGGTTTTGCCCCTAATTCTGGTAAACGTCTTCAAGGCCAATATCTATTGTCGCAAGGTTGGCGTTTGCAGTATCCGAGCTATGTGTCTGGCTATCACGAGCTGTTGCGTGAATTTCGCTCTTTGAGTAAATGA
- a CDS encoding hydrogen peroxide-inducible genes activator, producing the protein MTLTELKYIVMLAEEKHFGRAADRCYVSQPTLSVAVKKLEEELGTAIFERSKSSVYITPLGEQIITQAKRVLDQANMIKELATSGKNQLKGPLKVGAIYTIAPYLFPFMIPALHSETSGMPLIIEEDLTENLRPKLRNGELDAIIVALPFREPDVVTQPIYEEEFVVLMPKNHPWTKLSHIETDQLSTDNLLLLGKGHCFSEQVLEACPLVTEGEFGDGRTIVNGSSLETIRYMVASGLGVTVLPKSAVTNINHDMLEVRPFTDPAPKRTVALAWRASFPRPKAIEAVSQSIRDACKHLNL; encoded by the coding sequence ATGACATTAACGGAATTGAAATACATTGTAATGCTAGCCGAAGAAAAACATTTTGGCCGTGCAGCAGACCGCTGCTACGTTTCACAACCTACGCTCAGTGTCGCCGTGAAGAAGCTAGAAGAAGAGCTTGGCACTGCCATTTTCGAGCGCAGCAAAAGCTCTGTTTATATCACACCATTGGGCGAGCAAATCATCACTCAGGCCAAGCGGGTGCTGGATCAAGCCAACATGATTAAAGAGCTGGCGACCTCTGGTAAGAACCAATTAAAAGGCCCACTTAAAGTTGGCGCTATCTACACCATCGCCCCGTATTTGTTCCCTTTTATGATTCCTGCCTTGCATAGCGAAACCTCTGGCATGCCATTGATCATTGAAGAAGATCTCACTGAAAACTTACGCCCTAAACTGCGTAACGGCGAATTAGATGCCATCATAGTGGCGCTTCCGTTCCGCGAACCTGATGTTGTCACTCAGCCAATTTATGAAGAAGAATTTGTGGTTCTGATGCCCAAAAACCACCCATGGACAAAACTCTCACACATAGAAACCGACCAACTATCCACTGACAACTTGTTACTGCTTGGCAAAGGTCATTGTTTCAGTGAGCAAGTATTAGAAGCTTGTCCTTTGGTAACAGAAGGCGAATTTGGTGATGGTCGCACTATTGTTAATGGCAGCTCGTTAGAAACCATTCGTTACATGGTAGCGTCTGGTTTAGGGGTAACTGTATTGCCAAAATCCGCCGTCACCAATATTAATCACGATATGTTGGAAGTGCGTCCTTTTACGGATCCCGCACCGAAACGTACAGTCGCTTTAGCATGGCGAGCCAGCTTCCCGCGCCCGAAAGCCATTGAAGCCGTGAGCCAGTCTATCCGTGATGCTTGCAAACATCTGAATTTATAG
- the recG gene encoding ATP-dependent DNA helicase RecG, whose amino-acid sequence MIDGLDTQDVRELKGVGDAMAEKLVKLHLNTVQDLLFHLPIRYQDRTRVVPIGMLRFGDEAVIEGQVTGAEIKMGKRRSLLCRIKDHTGTLCLRFFHFSAAQKKQLESGKRVRCFGEIRRGSTGFEIYHPEYKVIGDDETQEETAQLTPIYPLTDGLTQTKIRQLCEQALECLTPYNLQEWLPDEIRTQFNLPPLSDAIHFLHHPSREANLELLRSGSHPAQYRLSFEELMAHQLSLIGKRMKAKQDAAIKVQAAGELSQRLLQQLPFSPTNAQSRVFQEILNDLGTGHPMLRLVQGDVGSGKTLVAALAAASVVQAGYQVAIMAPTEILAEQHYINFSQWFEPLGLKVAWMIGKLKGKTREKELADIASGAAQIVVGTHALFQDTVEFDRLALAIIDEQHRFGVHQRMALREKGMKHGFQPHQLIMTATPIPRTLAMSAYADLDCSIIDELPPGRTPVNTIVVSDQRRQEVIDRVKSACEEGKQAYWVCTLIEESEALQCQAAEDTAILLQEQLGGLSIGLVHGRLKAQEKADIMAKFKAGEIQLLVATTVIEVGVDVPNSSLMVIENPERLGLAQLHQLRGRVGRGQTASHCVLLYKAPLGQQGKERLSTMRETSDGFKIAEKDLELRGPGELLGTRQTGLWEFKVADLQRDKNLLDDVQKAATLLHRQYPERVSPLLSRWLPNHDQYLNV is encoded by the coding sequence ATGATCGACGGATTAGACACTCAGGATGTTCGTGAGCTAAAAGGCGTTGGTGATGCCATGGCCGAAAAGCTAGTTAAACTGCATTTGAATACAGTACAAGATCTGCTGTTTCATCTACCCATTCGCTATCAAGACAGAACACGTGTTGTGCCAATCGGCATGCTGCGTTTTGGGGATGAGGCGGTTATTGAAGGCCAAGTCACTGGCGCAGAAATCAAAATGGGCAAGCGCCGCAGTTTGCTGTGTCGGATTAAGGACCATACTGGCACCCTGTGTTTGCGCTTCTTTCATTTTTCCGCCGCGCAAAAAAAACAGCTAGAATCCGGCAAGCGAGTTCGTTGTTTTGGAGAAATCCGTCGAGGCAGTACTGGCTTTGAAATCTATCACCCAGAATACAAGGTGATTGGTGACGACGAAACACAAGAAGAAACGGCGCAGCTTACGCCAATCTATCCGCTAACCGATGGCTTAACACAAACCAAGATTCGCCAACTGTGCGAACAAGCCTTAGAGTGTTTAACCCCATACAATCTACAAGAATGGCTGCCAGACGAAATTCGCACTCAGTTCAATTTACCACCGCTGAGCGATGCCATTCACTTTCTGCATCATCCGTCGCGAGAAGCCAACTTAGAATTACTCAGATCGGGAAGCCATCCTGCGCAATATCGCCTATCTTTTGAAGAACTTATGGCCCATCAGCTTTCCCTAATTGGCAAGCGCATGAAAGCCAAGCAAGATGCCGCGATAAAAGTTCAGGCCGCAGGCGAGCTCAGTCAACGACTCTTACAGCAACTCCCCTTTTCACCAACCAATGCACAAAGTCGTGTTTTCCAGGAAATCCTTAACGATCTCGGCACAGGCCATCCTATGCTGCGTTTGGTACAAGGCGATGTGGGATCAGGGAAAACCTTAGTTGCTGCGTTAGCCGCAGCGTCTGTCGTACAGGCGGGCTACCAAGTTGCGATCATGGCACCGACGGAAATTCTCGCTGAGCAGCATTATATTAATTTCAGTCAATGGTTTGAGCCACTCGGTTTAAAAGTAGCTTGGATGATTGGCAAACTCAAAGGCAAAACCCGCGAGAAAGAACTCGCCGATATCGCATCTGGCGCTGCGCAGATTGTCGTCGGGACACACGCGTTATTCCAAGACACCGTTGAGTTTGATCGTTTAGCCCTCGCCATTATCGATGAGCAACATCGCTTTGGTGTGCATCAGCGTATGGCACTACGTGAAAAAGGCATGAAGCACGGTTTTCAGCCTCATCAGCTTATTATGACGGCGACTCCAATTCCCCGAACCTTAGCCATGTCAGCCTATGCCGATTTGGATTGCTCTATTATCGACGAATTGCCACCAGGTCGAACGCCTGTAAACACGATTGTGGTATCGGATCAGCGCCGACAAGAAGTCATTGACCGAGTGAAAAGTGCCTGCGAAGAAGGCAAACAAGCTTACTGGGTCTGTACCCTGATTGAAGAATCAGAAGCCCTGCAATGCCAAGCCGCAGAAGACACGGCGATTTTGTTACAAGAGCAACTTGGGGGATTATCCATTGGCTTGGTACATGGTCGACTCAAGGCGCAGGAAAAAGCCGATATTATGGCCAAATTTAAAGCGGGAGAGATTCAGCTATTAGTCGCTACAACCGTTATCGAAGTCGGTGTGGATGTGCCAAACTCTAGCCTGATGGTAATAGAGAACCCTGAACGACTTGGCCTTGCACAGCTTCATCAGTTGCGAGGACGTGTTGGTCGAGGACAAACCGCCAGTCATTGTGTGCTACTTTATAAAGCACCACTAGGACAACAAGGCAAAGAGCGACTTTCTACCATGCGAGAAACCAGCGATGGCTTTAAAATCGCAGAGAAAGACCTAGAGTTGCGTGGTCCAGGTGAATTACTCGGCACCAGACAAACCGGACTTTGGGAATTCAAAGTCGCGGATTTGCAGCGCGACAAAAACTTGCTTGATGATGTTCAAAAAGCGGCCACGCTACTTCACCGTCAATACCCTGAACGTGTCTCGCCACTTTTATCCCGATGGTTACCGAACCACGATCAGTATTTGAACGTCTAA
- a CDS encoding helix-hairpin-helix domain-containing protein: protein MNALNQAHLTIQGCGYRIENDRVIITTQRINSDRPAGNLSGTLRIQLRALRQDTGNSESVVLASTTLGEMKGQHFLSDCSYDLAFQQPHPGTWQLVLQLSEWNGADYTLCDSAYFDVPYHVEAPSDYSIPTMQINEPEIEKAVSTPKVATENPAVKKSKNVKKNVTGYADGYLVINKSKVDKLLKVKGVPKKILEKLVAERPFHSEKSVLNVKGMGPVMLGKILAELTK, encoded by the coding sequence ATGAATGCTTTAAACCAAGCACATCTAACGATCCAAGGCTGCGGCTATCGAATCGAAAATGACAGAGTCATTATTACCACTCAGCGTATTAACAGTGATAGGCCAGCGGGAAACCTCAGTGGTACATTACGCATACAATTACGAGCGCTGCGTCAAGATACAGGAAACTCAGAAAGTGTCGTGCTCGCTTCAACTACACTAGGTGAAATGAAAGGCCAGCATTTTCTTTCAGACTGCTCCTATGATTTAGCATTCCAACAACCTCACCCAGGGACTTGGCAGCTCGTATTGCAACTTAGCGAATGGAATGGAGCCGATTACACCTTGTGTGATTCAGCCTATTTCGATGTGCCTTACCACGTTGAAGCGCCTTCAGATTACTCTATTCCGACGATGCAAATTAACGAACCAGAGATAGAAAAGGCAGTATCGACACCAAAAGTAGCAACAGAAAACCCTGCCGTAAAAAAGTCGAAAAACGTAAAAAAAAACGTCACTGGTTACGCCGATGGCTATCTCGTCATCAATAAATCAAAAGTGGACAAGCTTCTAAAAGTGAAAGGCGTGCCGAAGAAAATACTTGAAAAACTCGTTGCAGAGCGCCCTTTTCACTCAGAAAAATCCGTACTTAATGTAAAAGGGATGGGGCCTGTAATGCTGGGAAAAATACTCGCTGAATTGACAAAATGA
- the lrp gene encoding leucine-responsive transcriptional regulator Lrp: MDNSAKPLDRLDKKILRELQINGRLSNVELASRVGLSATPCLERVRRLERNGYITGYCALVNPKKVDAGLLVFVEIRLKTTSPEGFNEFKAAVTEIPEILECHLIAGDFEYLLKARVSNMDSYRLLLGETLLTLPHVRESRTYVAMEEVKNTTVVNIP, translated from the coding sequence ATGGATAACTCAGCAAAACCGCTTGATCGCTTAGACAAAAAAATTCTTCGTGAACTGCAAATTAATGGCCGTTTATCGAATGTAGAGTTAGCTAGCCGTGTCGGGTTAAGTGCGACTCCTTGTTTGGAGCGCGTACGTCGTTTGGAACGTAACGGTTACATTACGGGCTATTGCGCTTTGGTTAACCCAAAGAAAGTGGATGCAGGATTGCTGGTTTTTGTCGAGATTCGCCTTAAAACCACCTCACCTGAAGGTTTTAATGAGTTTAAAGCGGCAGTGACTGAAATTCCTGAGATTTTGGAATGTCACCTGATTGCCGGTGACTTCGAATACCTTTTGAAAGCACGAGTATCCAACATGGACTCTTATCGTCTTTTGCTTGGTGAAACCTTACTAACACTGCCTCATGTTCGAGAATCTCGCACTTATGTCGCAATGGAAGAGGTAAAAAACACCACAGTAGTCAACATTCCTTAG